Proteins encoded together in one Candidatus Baltobacteraceae bacterium window:
- a CDS encoding inorganic diphosphatase, protein MPPAPPRNYLHLPLGDKQPDEINVVVEIPEGSRNKYEYDKKLDIFRLDRALHSSIHYPGDYGFGPQTLALDGDPLDVLVLAIVPTFPGCLLAARPIGLLEMRDEGKEDDKVLAVPVGEPAFDEIYNYTQMFPHLMKKISHFFETYKALEGKETSVIGWHDSAYARRIIAESHARFSG, encoded by the coding sequence ATGCCGCCCGCACCGCCACGCAACTACCTGCACCTGCCGTTGGGCGACAAGCAGCCCGACGAGATCAACGTCGTGGTCGAGATTCCGGAAGGTTCGCGCAACAAGTACGAGTACGATAAAAAGCTCGATATTTTTCGCTTGGACCGCGCCCTACATTCCTCGATTCACTATCCCGGCGATTACGGATTTGGTCCGCAAACGCTGGCGCTCGACGGCGATCCGCTCGACGTGCTGGTTTTGGCGATCGTGCCGACGTTTCCCGGATGCTTACTTGCGGCGCGCCCCATCGGGCTGCTGGAGATGCGCGACGAAGGCAAGGAAGACGACAAGGTTCTCGCCGTACCGGTCGGCGAGCCCGCCTTCGACGAGATCTACAACTATACGCAAATGTTTCCGCATCTCATGAAAAAGATTTCGCACTTTTTCGAGACGTACAAAGCGCTCGAAGGAAAAGAAACGAGCGTGATCGGTTGGCACGACAGCGCCTATGCTCGCCGCATAATTGCCGAATCGCACGCCCGCTTTTCCGGTTAG
- a CDS encoding GMC family oxidoreductase, which translates to MALQTINSDVVVVGGGVAGLSIAYELAQTGASVTVLESGPSVDRGDAVERFRNAIAKVPECAYPDVPYAPRPSSLDPHAYYVQNGPDAFAATYERRVGGTTWHWLGTALRLLPNDFKMRTAYGVGIDWPIAYSDLAQWYDRAESELGVSGDAHANLGGAPRSGPYPLPPIAQSYLDGRVAVAASKIGLEVASTPQARNSQVYDGRPPCCGNASCIPVCPIGAKYDGSVHAQKARAKGVRILEQSVAYAIDVASGGKIAAVRFKRPDGSSHTATGKVFVVAAHAIETPKLLLASRSNALPNGVANASGLVGRNLSDHPTRLSWALAKDPVYPYRGPLSTSGIEMLRDGAFRSKRSAFRIEIGNDGWSWPFGWPTDSAKALIDRGLAGAALQRALDERMQREIRFASLNEQMPDSQNRIVPDWDKLDAIGIPRPKITYRVDRYALDGMAEAQRTHDRLFDALGVTERHHSPAFQSAGHIMGTYRMGDDPKTSVADGYGRSHDHPNLYLAGSGLFPTFGTANPTLTIAALALRTASVIRRSLGRSV; encoded by the coding sequence GTGGCACTACAAACCATAAACTCCGACGTCGTCGTGGTCGGCGGCGGCGTGGCCGGCTTGTCGATCGCCTACGAGCTCGCGCAAACCGGCGCGAGCGTTACCGTGCTCGAGTCGGGACCGTCGGTCGATCGCGGCGACGCCGTCGAACGCTTTCGTAACGCGATCGCCAAGGTACCGGAGTGCGCGTATCCCGACGTACCCTACGCGCCGCGACCCTCGTCGCTCGATCCACACGCGTACTACGTACAAAATGGACCGGATGCGTTTGCGGCAACCTACGAACGCCGCGTCGGCGGAACGACGTGGCATTGGCTGGGCACCGCGCTGCGGCTGCTGCCCAACGATTTCAAGATGCGCACCGCGTACGGCGTCGGAATCGATTGGCCGATCGCGTATAGCGATCTCGCTCAGTGGTACGATCGCGCCGAAAGCGAGCTCGGCGTCTCGGGCGATGCGCACGCCAATCTCGGCGGTGCGCCGCGCAGCGGGCCGTATCCGCTGCCTCCGATCGCGCAATCGTATCTCGACGGCCGCGTTGCCGTCGCGGCGTCGAAGATCGGCTTAGAAGTCGCATCGACCCCTCAAGCCCGCAACTCGCAAGTCTACGACGGTCGTCCGCCGTGCTGCGGCAACGCGTCGTGCATTCCGGTCTGTCCCATCGGCGCGAAGTACGACGGCTCGGTTCACGCGCAAAAGGCGCGCGCTAAAGGCGTTCGCATTCTGGAGCAGTCGGTCGCGTACGCGATCGACGTCGCGAGCGGCGGCAAGATCGCCGCGGTTCGCTTCAAGCGCCCCGACGGATCGTCGCATACCGCGACGGGCAAGGTCTTCGTCGTCGCAGCGCACGCTATCGAAACGCCGAAACTGCTGCTGGCCTCGCGATCGAACGCGCTGCCCAACGGCGTCGCCAACGCCAGCGGGCTCGTCGGCCGCAATCTCAGCGATCATCCGACCCGGCTCAGCTGGGCGCTCGCGAAGGATCCGGTTTACCCGTATCGCGGCCCGCTCTCGACGTCGGGCATCGAGATGCTGCGCGACGGCGCGTTTCGTTCGAAACGTTCGGCGTTTCGCATCGAGATCGGAAACGACGGCTGGAGCTGGCCGTTCGGCTGGCCGACGGACTCGGCCAAAGCGCTCATCGATCGAGGCCTCGCGGGAGCCGCGCTGCAGCGCGCACTGGACGAACGGATGCAGCGCGAGATTCGCTTCGCCAGCCTCAACGAGCAGATGCCGGATTCGCAAAACCGGATCGTCCCCGACTGGGACAAGCTCGACGCGATCGGTATTCCCCGGCCGAAGATTACGTACCGCGTCGACCGGTACGCGCTCGACGGCATGGCCGAAGCGCAACGCACGCACGACCGCTTGTTCGACGCGCTCGGCGTGACCGAGCGCCACCACTCGCCGGCATTTCAAAGCGCCGGGCACATCATGGGAACGTATCGGATGGGCGACGATCCCAAAACGTCGGTCGCCGACGGCTACGGCCGTTCACACGATCATCCCAACCTCTATCTCGCCGGCAGCGGACTCTTTCCGACCTTTGGCACGGCCAATCCAACGCTCACCATCGCGGCGCTAGCGCTGCGGACTGCAAGCGTTATCCGGCGGTCGCTTGGGCGGAGCGTTTGA